DNA sequence from the Trichocoleus desertorum ATA4-8-CV12 genome:
TAACATCATTGGTCTATTGTTGTTCTCTATTATTAGTATTATTTCATTGATTAATGCTCAACCCACACGGGGATATAGCGCCAAACATTGTGCAACTCAGCATCCAATAGCTCATAGTTAGGGTCTTTTTCTCCCACTAATTGCCAAAATGCAGCGGAATGATTCATGTGGATGGTGTGGCACAGCTCATGCACAAACACATAATGCACCACATCAGGCGGCAGAAACAGCAGTTTGTAATTGAGGCTAATCGTTTTCTGCTGGGAACAGCTAGCCCAACGAGTTTTTTGGCCTCTAACTGACGCTTTCTCAAACGGTAGTTGAATTTCGTGGCTGACGGTTTGCAACCAAGGCACAAGATGCGTACGAGCCTTGTGAGCGAGCCATTGGCACAACGCTTGATGGCAGAGCCCTGTATGATTAACAGCCCC
Encoded proteins:
- a CDS encoding M48 family metallopeptidase is translated as MKSRSPQPQLANLPDYKVRESHKAKHVNLKISPHDGLEIVVPKGFDHRRIPEILQRKQKWINKIAQQFEAHQEFLTPTAADQQVAEIVLQAIAETWQVEYIPTPDPHVTVTEKLGQKLQVRGAVNHTGLCHQALCQWLAHKARTHLVPWLQTVSHEIQLPFEKASVRGQKTRWASCSQQKTISLNYKLLFLPPDVVHYVFVHELCHTIHMNHSAAFWQLVGEKDPNYELLDAELHNVWRYIPVWVEH